The genomic DNA AGCCCGCAGAGGCCGCTGCGGAGCCGTCTCGCGAGACCGAGTCCAAGGGCGGCAGCGGCCGCCAGGGGGACCGACGCCGCAACGAGCAGCGCTCGTCTTCGAACGGCCAGCAGGATCGGGGGCGTGGCCGCGGCCGTGGCGGACGTCCGAACGATCTCGACGCCATCGGGACGGGGACCCGGCTCGCTCCGGGCTCGCTCGCTTCCGGCTCGGTCCCGTCGCGTGCGTCGGACTCTGACGACGAGACCGCCGAGCAGACCGGCCGAGGTCGCAATGACCGCCGCAAGGCCGAGCCGGGCCAGAGCCTGGCAGGGAACCGCTCCGAGGGCAGGGGCCAGTCTGGCCGCTCACGCTCGGGCCGCGCGTCTGCGTCTGCAGAGACGATCGAGGTCGGCGGCGAGCGCGTGAACCTGCCGCAGGGCGGCGAGGGCGGCTCAAGCCAGGCCGATCATGTGACGTTGGACAAGCTGGACGACGTCTTCTCCGGCAAGGGCGGCCGCGGCGAGTCTGCGTCCGAGGAGGGCCGGGGAACGTCCCGTCGCCGCCCCTCGCGGCGCGCGTCCGCCGAGGCCACGCAGGCGGGAAGCCACTCGATTGAGCCCCCGGCGGCCTCTGCTGAGCCCAAGCAGGCTGAGAAGCCGGCGGCCAAGGCCCCCGCGGCCCCGTCGTCGTCCGAGAAGCCGGCAGCGGCAGCGCGCCCCAAGCGCGTGCGCCGTGTGGCTGTGAGCGCCCAGGGCGCGAGCGAGGTGGCTGTCCGCGAGCCCGTGGCGCAGTCAGCCGCGACTCGCGTGGTGGCGTCCGCAGCGAGCCGCCCCGCCGAGCAGAAGAGCGCCGCAGCGGCGCCCGTCATGCTCGGGGTCGGCGTGCCCGCCTCGGAGATCGCCCGGCCCAAGAAGTAGGTGGCGACGCGCCGAAGGTCCAGGCGTTATGTGCTCCGCGCCTAGTGGAGTAGAATGGATCTTCGGTGCTTTAGCCTCCAACTGACGTTGGCCTTTGAACCGTCCGGGTCCGCCCGGGCTGCCTTCCGGGCCAAGGGGTTGTCGGTGTGGCTACAAGCCATGCCGTGAGGCATCTCTTTCACCCCCGGTGAACAGGGCCCGCGCAGTTTGCCTGCGTGAGGCGGCCGGGCGCGGGGGAAGAGCAGTCAGAAGTAGTAAACGTCTAGAGAAGTGAGAACCAAGTGGTGTACGCGATTGTCCGTGCCGGCGGCCGGCAGGAAAAGGTGTCCGTTGGAGACCTCGTGACCCTTGACCGCGTTGCCTCGCAGCCCGGCGGCACCATCGAGCTGCCCGCTCTGCTCCTGGTGGACGGGGACAAGATCACGTCGTCGGCAGATGAGCTGGCGAAGGTCACGGTCACGGCTGAGGTTGTTGAGAACCTCCGTGGTCCGAAGATCGTCATCCAGAAGTACAAGAACAAGACCGGCTACAAGAAGCGCCAGGGCTTCCGTGCCGCGCTGACCAAGGTGAAGGTCACGTCGATCGCCTAACGGCGCTTCGACCTCCCCATCCATCGTTTCCAAAGGTAGGACAGACACATGGCACACAAGAAGGGTGCGAGTTCCACTCGCAACGGTCGGGATTCCAACCCGCAGTTCCTCGGCGTGAAGCGCTTCGGCGGTCAGGTCGTTTCCGCAGGCGAGATCATCGTTCGCCAGCGCGGAACGCACTTCCACCCGGGCGCCGGCGTGGGCCGCGGCAAGGATGACACGCTCTTCGCCCTCGAGGCTGGAGCCGTCGAGTTCGGCACGCGTCGCGGACGTCGAGTCGTCAACATCGTCGCATCGGCAGCCGAATAGGCTTCCCGCTCTAGGGCCGCGAACCCCGTGGGTTCGCGGCCCTTTTGTCTCCCCTGGCGGCCGAGCCGCCGATCCACCCCCGGGCATACACTGGCCCTACGCACGAGAAAGCAAAGCGAGGACCCATGGCTGAGTTCGTCGATCGCGTCGTCCTACACGTCTCCGGGGGCAAGGGCGGGCACGGCTGCGTGTCCATCCGCCGCGAGAAGTTCAAGCCCCTCGGCGGGCCCGACGGCGGCAATGGCGGTGACGGCGGCGACGTCGTCCTGCGCGCCGACCCCCAGGTGACGACCCTCCTGGACTACCACCACTCTCCGCACCGCAACGGCGGCAACGGCATGCCCGGAATGGGCGACCACCGCGACGGCAAGCTCGGCGAGAGCCACACGCTGACCGTCCCCGTCGGGACGGTCGTCAAGACGAGGGACGGGGAGATCCTCGCGGACCTCGCGACCCCTGGGGCCGAGTACCTGGCGGCCAAGGGCGGCTTGGGCGGACTCGGCAACGCGGCGCTCGCCTCGACCAAGCGCAAGGCCCCCGGTTTCGCCCTTCTCGGCACGCCGGGCACGGGCCAGGACATCGTCCTTGAGCTCAAGTCCATCGCAGACATCGCACTCGTCGGCTTCCCGAGCGCAGGCAAGTCATCGCTCATCGCCGCGATGTCTGCCGCGCGCCCGAAGATCGCCGACTACCCGTTCACCACCCTCATCCCGAACCTGGGTGTGGTCCAGGCGGGCGACGTCCGGTTCACCATCGCCGACGTCCCCGGCCTCATCGAGGGCGCCGCAGACGGCCGCGGCCTCGGCCACGACTTCCTCCGCCACGTGGAGCGCTGCGCCGCCATCGTGCACGTCCTCGACACTGCTTCGCTCGAGTCCGACCGGGACCCGATCAGCGACCTGAAGATCATTGAGGCCGAGCTGGCCAAGTACTCCGTGGACATGTCGTTCGGAGAGGGAGCCGTGCCGCTCAACGAGCGTCCCGCGCTCGTGGTCCTCAACAAGGTGGACGTCCCGGACGGCGAGGACATGGCTGCGTTCGTCAAGGAGGATCTCGAGTCCCAGGGCTACCGCGTGTTCGAGGTGTCCGCTGTGGCTCACACTGGCCTGCGAGAGCTCGGCTTCGCCATGGCGGAGCTGGTCCAGCAGGCCCGCGACGCCGTGGAGGCGGAGCCCGAGGTCATCACCCCCGAGGTGCTGCGCCCCAAGGGCTCCCGCACCAAGAATGACAAGGGCTTCATCATTCGCCGCGAGGAGCGCAACCTCGAGCCGCTGTTCCGCGTCATCGGAGAGAAGCCCGAGCGGTGGATCCACCAGACCGACTTCCGCAACGAGGAGGCCATCGGCTACCTCGCGGACCGCCTGGCCCGCCTGGGCGTCGAGGATGAGCTCTTCAAGATGGGCGCGCGCCCGGGAGACGCCGTCGTCATCGGCCAGAGCGAGGACTCCGTCGTCTTCGACTGGGAGCCGACCATGGCTGCCGGCGCCGAGCTGCTCGCGTCGCCGCGCGGCACGGACATCCGCCTCCAGGAGGTCCTGCGCCCGACCCGAGAGCAGAAGCGCGAGGAGTACGAGGAGCGCAAGCAGGCCAAGGCCGCCGCGCGCGAAGAGCTCGAGACCGAGCGCAAGGCCGGCATCTGGACTGAGTCGGTGGACGGCCGCCGCCGCACGGACGGCTAGGGGGAAAGCGGGATGACCGTGGAGCCCTCGTCACCGGCGTCGGCGGGCCCGCTGACCGGCCCCCTGGCCGCCGCCAGGCGCGTCGTCGTCAAGGTCGGCTCGTCCTCTCTCACGAGTGAGCAGGGCGGGATCAGCGAGCGGGCCCTCGGCGACATCGTCGACGCCCTCGCAGCCTTGCGCCTCCGCGGGGCCGAGGTCGTCTTCGTCTCCTCGGGCGCCATCGCCGCGGGCCTCGCCCCGCTGGGCTTTGCCCGTCGCCCCTCCGATCTCGCGAGCCAGCAGGCCGCGGCGACCGTGGGCCAGGGCCTGCTCATGCACCGGTACGCGGAGCGGTTCGCGCGCCACGGCCTCGTCGTCGGCCAGGTGCTGCTCACGAGTGAGGACCTCGTGCGCCGCTCGCACCACATCAACGCCTCGCGGGCCCTGGAGCGTCTCCTGGGCCTCGGGGCGGTGCCTGTCATCAACGAGAACGACGCGGTGGCCACCCAGGAGATCCGGGTCGGGGACAACGATCGCCTCGCCGCGCTGGTGGCTCACCTCGTCAAGGCGGACGCGCTCCTCCTCCTCTCGGACGTGGACGCGGTCTTGACGCGCCATCCCGACGACGGCGGCGTGCGCATCCCGGTCGTGGCCCGCGAGTCGGACCTGGACGCGGTGGAGGCCTCTCGGCCGGGCACGGGGATCGGCACGGGCGGCATGGCCACGAAGATCCGGGCCGCGAGCCTCGCCGCGGACTCGGGCATTACGGCCCTCGTGACCAGCGCTCGGCGCCTCAGCGATGTCGTGCGCGGCGAGGATGTCGGCACGCTCTTCCCTGCCCGTGGCCCGCGTCAGCCGGCCCGGCGTCTCTGGCTCGCGCACCTCGCGGACGCGCGCGGGAGCATGAGGGTGGACGACGGCGCGGCTCGCGCCCTGCGGACCCGCCGCGGCTCGCTCCTCGCCGCCGGGATCATCAGCGTCGAGGGGGACTTCACCGCCGGGGACGCCGTCGAGATCCTGGACCGGGAGGGTGCGCTCGTTGCGAGGGGGATGTCCGCGTACGACGCGGCGGACGTGCCTCGCATGATGGGACGGAGCACCGCGGACATGGCGGCCGAACTCGGCGAGGGGTACGATCGCCCTGTCGTGCACGCGGACGCTATGGCCGTCGTGGCCTAGGCTGCGGCTCCCGTCCGGCTCGGTCCGAGCAGGCCCCGCCCCCGCGTCGCGACGCACCAGCGAGACACGACTGCGACCGAGGAGCCCCCATGCTGGCACAGCCCACCACGCCCGTCGAGACCGAGCTCTTCGCGCGGTGCGAGCGAGCGCGCGGCGCCGCGGACCGTCTTGCCGAGACCACCCGCGAGACCCGGGACGCGGCCCTTCAGGCCATGGGCGAGGCCCTCATCGCGAAGGCCGCGGTCATTCTCGAGGCCAACGCCCTCGACGTCGAGCGGGAGACCGCTGCGGGCATGTCGGCGCCGCTCGTTGACCGCCTCCGCCTCACCGAGGAGCGAATCCGGGCCCTCGTCGACTCCCTGGAGGTCGTCCGCGCTCTCGAGGACCCTGTGGGGCGCGTGCGGCGGGGGAGCACCCTGCCGAACGGCCTGCGGCTGCGGCAGGTCACGGTGCCGCTCGGCGTCATCGCCTGCGTGTACGAGGCGCGCCCCAACGTCACGGTCGACATCGTCGCGCTGGCGCTCAAGTCCGGGAACGCGGTGCTGCTCCGCGGCGGATCGGCCGCGCGCGAGACCAACACCGTCCTCATCGAGGTTCTCCGGCAGGCTGTGGCCGAGTCGGGCGTGGACGCGGACGCCGTCGTCGGGTTGGATGACCTGGGGCGCGACGGCGTCCAGGCGCTCTTCGGGGCGCGCGGCCACGTGGACCTGCTCATTCCTCGGGGCGGGCGCGAGCTCATCCGCCGCGTGACCGAGGAGGCGCGTGTGCCGGTCATCGCGACGGGCGAGGGCAACGTCCACATCGTCCTGGACCGCGGCGCGGACGAGGCGCAGGCCGTCGAGATCCTGCTCAACGCCAAGACGCAGCGCACGGGCGTGTGCAACGCCGCGGAGACCCTGCTCGTTCTCGACGGGGCCGAGGCGGCGCCCGCCGCCCTGCGGGCGCTCGTCGACGCCGGCGTGACGCTCCACGCGGACGAGCGGGCGCGGGAGCTCGTGGCCGCGAGCGAGCGCGTGGTCCCGGCCACGGAGGAGGACTGGGA from Falsarthrobacter nasiphocae includes the following:
- the rplU gene encoding 50S ribosomal protein L21; translation: MVYAIVRAGGRQEKVSVGDLVTLDRVASQPGGTIELPALLLVDGDKITSSADELAKVTVTAEVVENLRGPKIVIQKYKNKTGYKKRQGFRAALTKVKVTSIA
- the rpmA gene encoding 50S ribosomal protein L27, coding for MAHKKGASSTRNGRDSNPQFLGVKRFGGQVVSAGEIIVRQRGTHFHPGAGVGRGKDDTLFALEAGAVEFGTRRGRRVVNIVASAAE
- the obgE gene encoding GTPase ObgE is translated as MAEFVDRVVLHVSGGKGGHGCVSIRREKFKPLGGPDGGNGGDGGDVVLRADPQVTTLLDYHHSPHRNGGNGMPGMGDHRDGKLGESHTLTVPVGTVVKTRDGEILADLATPGAEYLAAKGGLGGLGNAALASTKRKAPGFALLGTPGTGQDIVLELKSIADIALVGFPSAGKSSLIAAMSAARPKIADYPFTTLIPNLGVVQAGDVRFTIADVPGLIEGAADGRGLGHDFLRHVERCAAIVHVLDTASLESDRDPISDLKIIEAELAKYSVDMSFGEGAVPLNERPALVVLNKVDVPDGEDMAAFVKEDLESQGYRVFEVSAVAHTGLRELGFAMAELVQQARDAVEAEPEVITPEVLRPKGSRTKNDKGFIIRREERNLEPLFRVIGEKPERWIHQTDFRNEEAIGYLADRLARLGVEDELFKMGARPGDAVVIGQSEDSVVFDWEPTMAAGAELLASPRGTDIRLQEVLRPTREQKREEYEERKQAKAAAREELETERKAGIWTESVDGRRRTDG
- the proB gene encoding glutamate 5-kinase, producing MTVEPSSPASAGPLTGPLAAARRVVVKVGSSSLTSEQGGISERALGDIVDALAALRLRGAEVVFVSSGAIAAGLAPLGFARRPSDLASQQAAATVGQGLLMHRYAERFARHGLVVGQVLLTSEDLVRRSHHINASRALERLLGLGAVPVINENDAVATQEIRVGDNDRLAALVAHLVKADALLLLSDVDAVLTRHPDDGGVRIPVVARESDLDAVEASRPGTGIGTGGMATKIRAASLAADSGITALVTSARRLSDVVRGEDVGTLFPARGPRQPARRLWLAHLADARGSMRVDDGAARALRTRRGSLLAAGIISVEGDFTAGDAVEILDREGALVARGMSAYDAADVPRMMGRSTADMAAELGEGYDRPVVHADAMAVVA
- a CDS encoding glutamate-5-semialdehyde dehydrogenase, producing the protein MLAQPTTPVETELFARCERARGAADRLAETTRETRDAALQAMGEALIAKAAVILEANALDVERETAAGMSAPLVDRLRLTEERIRALVDSLEVVRALEDPVGRVRRGSTLPNGLRLRQVTVPLGVIACVYEARPNVTVDIVALALKSGNAVLLRGGSAARETNTVLIEVLRQAVAESGVDADAVVGLDDLGRDGVQALFGARGHVDLLIPRGGRELIRRVTEEARVPVIATGEGNVHIVLDRGADEAQAVEILLNAKTQRTGVCNAAETLLVLDGAEAAPAALRALVDAGVTLHADERARELVAASERVVPATEEDWETEYLNMDLAVRTVDSLEEAIAHIRRYSTGHTEAILTDSTRNAELFQRRVDSAAVVVNASTRFTDGGQFGLGAEVGISTDRLHARGPMGVDELTTTKWLVTGDGHVRP